From Triticum urartu cultivar G1812 chromosome 2, Tu2.1, whole genome shotgun sequence, a single genomic window includes:
- the LOC125538760 gene encoding acyl-CoA-binding domain-containing protein 4-like — protein sequence MGGDWQELAQSAVIGLIFAFLVAKLISVVLAFKEDNLRITRSAPAPAPSSSPDAAAPALDGGDGDGDSDSDGDWEGVESTELDEDFSAASAFVAASAAGVPEQAQLRLYGLYKIATEGPCTAPQPSALKLKARAKWNAWNKLGAMPTEEAMEEYITIVDEIFPNWSDGSKKKDGETTMSASGSKGPMGPVFSSLMYEEDQGNESELGDIHVSAREGAIDDVKKHLAAAVQINIRDSEERIPLHWAVDRGHLDAVEVLVNSNADVNAQDNEGQTALHYAVLCEREDIAELLVKHHADLQIKDGDGNTAQDLCSSAWPFMKPAN from the exons ATGGGCGGCGACTGGCAGGAGCTGGCCCAGTCGGCGGTCATCGGGCTCATCTTCGCCTTCCTCGTCGCCAAGCTCATCTCCGTCGTCCTCGCCTTCAAGGAGGACAACCTCCGGATCACCCGCTCCGCCCCCGCtcccgccccctcctcctccccggacgccgccgcccccgcgctcgacggcggcgacggcgacggcgacagCGACAGCGACGGCGACTGGGAGGGCGTGGAGAGCACGGAGCTCGACGAGGACTTCAGCGCCGCCTCCGCCTtcgtcgccgcctccgccgccggcgTCCCCGAGCAGGCGCAGCTCCGCCTCTATGGCCTCTACAAGATCGCCACCGAGGGGCCCTGCACCGCGCCGCAGCCCTCCGCCCTCAAGCTCAAGGCCCGCGCCAAGTG GAATGCTTGGAATAAATTGGGTGCTATGCCAACAGAAGAAGCTATGGAGGAGTACATAACAATTGTTGATGAGATATTCCCTAACTGGTCTGATGGCTCA AAAAAGAAAGATGGGGAAACCACAATGTCTGCATCAGGTTCGAAGGGACCAATGGGACCTGTATTTAGCAGTTTAATGTACGAGGAAGATCAAGGAAATGAATC AGAACTTGGTGACATCCATGTTTCTGCAAGGGAAGGTGCAATTGATGACGTTAAAAAGCATCTGGCTGCAGCTGTACAAATCAACATAAGAG ATAGCGAAGAGAGAATTCCGTTGCACTGGGCTGTGGACCGGGGTCATCTAGATGCTGTCGAGGTTCTTGTCAACTCAAATGCAGACGTGAATGCTCAG GACAACGAAGGGCAGACAGCGCTCCACTACGCCGTCCTCTGCGAGAGGGAGGACATCGCCGAACTGCTCGTCAAGCACCACGCCGATCTCCAGATCAAGGACGGCGATGGGAACACCGCCCAGGACTTGTGCTCCTCGGCCTGGCCTTTCATGAAGCCGGCAAACTGA